A window of the Polaribacter batillariae genome harbors these coding sequences:
- a CDS encoding TIGR04283 family arsenosugar biosynthesis glycosyltransferase: MLLSIIIPVYNEQENLVKRLSFLCKETNKFSIEVIISNSPETSDDSPKICKNFDKVTYFISDKKGRASQMNFGASKAKGDVLLFLHADVQLPTDFYPQIKKAIEAGNKAGFFAYKFDKETPFLNFNSKFTAKDGLFSGGGDQCQFFTKDTFKELNGFNEDFCIMEDFEMIDRVRKQKIPFAIIQSKAIVSARKYEKNSWLKVNLINGYVFLKYKFGASPENLRKTYKSLLRESV; the protein is encoded by the coding sequence ATGTTATTAAGTATTATAATTCCTGTTTATAACGAACAAGAAAATCTTGTAAAAAGGTTGTCGTTTCTATGTAAAGAAACTAACAAATTTTCTATAGAAGTTATTATTTCGAATTCTCCAGAGACTTCAGACGATAGTCCAAAAATTTGTAAGAATTTCGATAAAGTTACATATTTTATTAGCGATAAAAAAGGAAGAGCGTCGCAAATGAATTTTGGTGCCAGTAAAGCGAAAGGCGATGTTTTGTTGTTTTTACATGCAGATGTGCAACTTCCTACAGATTTTTACCCACAAATAAAAAAAGCGATTGAAGCAGGAAATAAAGCTGGTTTTTTTGCCTATAAATTCGATAAAGAAACCCCTTTTTTAAACTTCAATAGTAAGTTTACAGCCAAAGATGGGTTGTTTTCTGGGGGAGGAGACCAGTGCCAGTTTTTTACAAAAGATACTTTTAAAGAATTAAACGGTTTTAATGAAGATTTTTGTATTATGGAAGATTTTGAAATGATTGACAGGGTTCGAAAACAAAAAATTCCGTTTGCAATTATACAGTCGAAAGCTATTGTAAGTGCTAGAAAGTACGAAAAAAACTCTTGGTTAAAAGTAAATTTAATTAATGGTTATGTTTTCTTAAAATATAAATTTGGTGCTTCTCCAGAAAATTTGCGTAAAACCTATAAAAGTTTGTTGCGCGAAAGTGTATAA
- a CDS encoding helix-turn-helix domain-containing protein has protein sequence MALPKQIIVKESIKELKSLQKKSKALFIPRLRMLQVIKEHKEPLSKNVLAKLVGVNHNSIQRWRTMYLNGGLKGLLAHKTTASAPFMFTKQEREKIYAKLSDPKSGIRGYKELLIWVEEEFGKTVKYNSLMVFCRNQFGTKIKVARKSHIKKDAKAVDAFKKTLVVSANKP, from the coding sequence ATGGCATTACCAAAACAAATTATAGTAAAAGAGAGTATTAAAGAATTAAAATCATTACAAAAAAAGAGCAAAGCTTTATTTATTCCACGACTTAGAATGCTACAAGTCATTAAAGAACATAAAGAGCCACTATCTAAAAACGTTTTAGCTAAATTAGTTGGGGTAAATCATAACAGTATTCAAAGATGGCGAACAATGTATCTTAATGGTGGTTTAAAAGGATTACTTGCTCATAAGACCACAGCCTCTGCTCCCTTTATGTTTACCAAGCAAGAACGAGAGAAAATTTATGCTAAGCTAAGTGATCCCAAATCAGGTATTCGCGGTTATAAAGAATTGTTGATTTGGGTAGAAGAAGAATTTGGAAAAACAGTGAAATATAATAGTCTTATGGTATTCTGTCGTAATCAATTTGGTACCAAGATAAAAGTAGCTCGTAAATCACACATCAAAAAGGATGCTAAAGCTGTGGATGCTTTTAAAAAAACTTTGGTCGTATCTGCCAACAAGCCGTAA
- a CDS encoding MFS transporter produces MAKQDPYAALRIKEFNIFLFVRFLLVFGWSMQFIVIEWQVYSITKDPLSLGIIGLMEIIPAFSMALFAGHIVDQREKRNLLAICTAAFSLISLGLFLLTTENVLQSWSTNAILYCIYGLVFFGGFLRSFFGPTIFSLVALLVPKKIYHNASTWSTSTWKTAAVSGALFGGIFIGKIGVDKTLSLVFILVMLAFIFTFLIKKKPILNTKIGEPMKESLKAGVQFVFKNKAILGVLTLDMIAVLFGGTVAILSVFAQDVLKVGPEGFGVLNASISMGSIVTMFLTTYIPINRNTGKKMLVSVFIFGLSIIAFGLSSIFWVSVLALFISGAADGISMVIRQTILQIKTPDDMRGRVSSVNSMFVGSSNELGAFESGLAAKLIGPVAAVVFGGTMTLITVVATGVLNPTLRELDLTEEIEANEKEE; encoded by the coding sequence TTGGCAAAACAAGATCCTTATGCAGCTTTAAGAATAAAAGAATTCAATATTTTTTTATTTGTAAGATTTTTATTGGTTTTTGGTTGGTCTATGCAATTTATTGTGATTGAATGGCAAGTTTATTCAATTACCAAAGACCCACTTTCTTTAGGTATTATTGGTTTAATGGAAATAATTCCGGCTTTTTCAATGGCATTATTTGCAGGTCATATAGTAGATCAAAGAGAAAAAAGAAACTTATTAGCCATTTGTACAGCTGCTTTTTCGTTAATTAGTTTAGGGCTATTTTTATTAACTACAGAGAATGTTTTACAAAGTTGGTCTACCAATGCTATACTATATTGTATTTATGGTTTGGTATTTTTTGGCGGATTTTTGCGTTCGTTTTTTGGCCCCACCATTTTTTCTTTAGTGGCCTTATTGGTTCCTAAAAAAATATATCATAATGCTTCAACTTGGAGTACCAGTACTTGGAAAACAGCCGCTGTTTCTGGAGCCCTTTTTGGAGGAATTTTTATTGGTAAAATAGGTGTAGATAAAACCTTAAGCTTGGTTTTTATTTTGGTAATGTTGGCATTTATATTCACTTTTCTAATTAAAAAGAAACCAATTTTAAACACTAAAATTGGCGAACCAATGAAAGAAAGTTTAAAAGCAGGCGTACAATTTGTTTTTAAAAATAAAGCCATTTTAGGTGTTTTAACCTTAGATATGATTGCGGTTCTTTTTGGTGGAACTGTTGCCATTTTATCGGTTTTTGCACAAGATGTTTTAAAAGTGGGGCCAGAAGGTTTTGGAGTTTTAAATGCCTCCATTTCTATGGGAAGTATTGTAACCATGTTTTTAACAACCTATATTCCTATTAACAGAAATACAGGTAAAAAAATGTTAGTTTCTGTTTTTATTTTTGGGCTAAGCATTATTGCTTTTGGGTTATCATCTATTTTTTGGGTAAGCGTTTTGGCATTGTTTATCAGTGGAGCTGCAGACGGAATTTCAATGGTAATTCGTCAAACCATTTTACAAATAAAAACACCAGATGATATGAGAGGTAGGGTTTCCTCTGTAAATTCTATGTTTGTAGGTTCTTCTAACGAATTAGGCGCTTTTGAAAGTGGGTTAGCAGCTAAATTAATTGGACCAGTTGCAGCAGTTGTTTTTGGTGGAACAATGACCTTAATAACAGTAGTTGCAACAGGAGTTTTAAACCCAACATTAAGAGAGTTAGATTTAACCGAAGAAATAGAAGCCAACGAAAAAGAGGAATAA
- a CDS encoding glycerol-3-phosphate dehydrogenase/oxidase: MNNFSYFNREKITKDLQTTEFDILIIGGGITGAGIALDAASRGMKVALIEKNDFASGTSSKSTKLIHGGLRYLKQFDFWLVKEVGTERAIVHKLAPHLVIPEKMILPLIEGGTYGSWLTSIGLKVYDILASVEGDDKRKMLSKKKALKKEPLLPKDILNGAGYYAEYRTDDARLTLEVLKTALNYDAKIINYIKATEFIYEDERVVGAKVKNTFSDATFDIKAKYVVNATGPWVDTLRQTNHSQTGKRLHLTKGVHLVVAHEKLPVKQSVYFDIPDGRMMFAIPRGRVTYFGTTDTNYQQDKDNVETSLVDATYLISAVNNMFPEINISLSDIQSSWAGLRPLIHEEGKSASELSRKDEIFVSDTELISIAGGKLTGYRKMAERIVDLVAKKYKRRFEKEFEDIKTKELVLSGGTFENFEEVKSYIDAIHNRIAEIGFDEKDAKYLVYNYGKQTNTILQKYDDLSLEMSEEGEKKKMIRAEVLFCIENEMTCTPTDFFMRRTGRLFFDKPSVDVHKDFVTEIFKNTFSWDEKTTESHQNELEKHLKLATTFE, encoded by the coding sequence ATGAACAACTTTTCTTACTTCAACAGAGAAAAAATTACCAAAGATTTACAAACCACAGAATTCGATATTTTAATAATTGGAGGTGGTATTACAGGTGCAGGCATTGCTTTAGATGCAGCTTCACGTGGTATGAAAGTAGCTTTAATCGAAAAAAACGATTTTGCTTCTGGTACATCTAGCAAATCTACAAAACTAATACATGGCGGATTGCGTTATTTAAAACAATTCGATTTTTGGTTGGTAAAAGAAGTAGGCACAGAACGTGCCATTGTACACAAATTAGCACCACACTTAGTCATTCCAGAAAAAATGATTTTACCTTTAATTGAAGGCGGTACATATGGCTCTTGGCTCACTTCAATTGGCTTAAAAGTGTACGATATTTTAGCTTCGGTAGAAGGAGACGACAAGCGTAAAATGCTCTCTAAAAAGAAAGCTCTAAAAAAAGAACCATTGCTGCCAAAAGATATTTTAAACGGTGCAGGTTATTATGCAGAATATAGAACAGATGATGCGCGTTTAACGTTAGAAGTTTTAAAAACGGCATTAAATTACGATGCAAAAATTATCAACTACATAAAAGCAACCGAGTTTATTTATGAAGATGAAAGAGTCGTTGGTGCAAAAGTAAAAAATACTTTTTCTGATGCTACTTTTGATATTAAAGCAAAATATGTGGTAAATGCAACCGGACCTTGGGTAGATACTTTACGCCAAACAAATCACTCTCAAACAGGAAAACGTTTGCACTTAACCAAAGGTGTTCATTTGGTAGTTGCTCACGAAAAATTGCCCGTAAAACAATCTGTTTATTTCGATATTCCAGATGGTAGAATGATGTTTGCAATTCCGCGCGGAAGAGTTACCTATTTTGGAACAACAGACACCAATTATCAACAAGATAAAGACAATGTAGAAACAAGTTTGGTAGATGCAACCTATTTAATATCTGCCGTTAATAATATGTTTCCAGAAATTAATATTTCTTTAAGTGATATTCAATCGTCTTGGGCTGGTTTGCGTCCTTTGATTCATGAAGAAGGAAAATCGGCATCTGAATTGTCTCGAAAAGATGAAATTTTTGTGTCTGATACAGAACTTATTTCTATCGCTGGCGGAAAATTAACGGGCTATCGAAAAATGGCAGAACGTATTGTAGATTTGGTTGCTAAAAAATACAAACGCAGATTTGAAAAAGAATTTGAAGACATTAAAACAAAAGAGTTGGTACTTTCTGGCGGAACTTTCGAAAATTTCGAGGAAGTTAAAAGTTATATAGATGCCATACATAATAGAATTGCAGAGATAGGTTTCGATGAAAAAGATGCAAAATATTTGGTCTATAATTATGGAAAACAAACAAACACAATTTTACAGAAATACGACGATTTATCATTAGAAATGTCTGAAGAAGGTGAAAAAAAGAAAATGATAAGAGCCGAAGTTTTATTTTGTATCGAAAACGAAATGACGTGCACACCAACAGACTTTTTTATGCGAAGAACTGGACGTTTATTCTTCGACAAACCAAGTGTAGATGTACACAAAGATTTTGTAACAGAAATTTTTAAAAATACATTTTCTTGGGATGAAAAAACAACGGAATCTCATCAAAATGAATTGGAAAAACATTTAAAATTAGCCACTACTTTCGAGTAG
- a CDS encoding helix-turn-helix domain-containing protein, which translates to MKTDKRITSFDDHLDEQYGKVGTESRKEFQEEFETFKIGVLIQEARKKQHLTQQQLAEKVGTTKNYISRIENNASDIRLSTLMRIIREGLGGSLKLSLDVLDCAESTTGNKV; encoded by the coding sequence ATGAAAACAGATAAAAGAATTACATCGTTTGACGACCATTTAGACGAACAATACGGAAAAGTTGGTACAGAATCTCGTAAAGAATTTCAAGAGGAATTTGAGACCTTTAAAATCGGTGTGCTAATCCAAGAGGCAAGAAAAAAACAACATTTAACGCAACAACAGCTTGCCGAAAAAGTTGGTACGACTAAAAACTACATTTCTCGGATTGAAAATAATGCAAGTGATATCCGACTTTCTACTCTGATGCGAATTATACGAGAAGGATTAGGCGGAAGTTTGAAATTGTCGCTAGACGTTTTAGATTGCGCGGAAAGTACTACTGGCAACAAAGTATAA
- a CDS encoding helix-turn-helix domain-containing protein, with the protein MPKKITLSIKEESVELRKLYESTTTELRRDRLKMLYYIKSGKYIYRNAIAKKLGRRPTTIGNWIKDYETGGLSNLLEIHSGGNNTVHISDRAKAYISKTLSNSDTTITSYIELQARIAEDLSEIINYGALYAHCRRKHKSKLKVSRKSHYKKDPKAEMVFKKPRKNF; encoded by the coding sequence ATGCCAAAGAAAATTACCTTATCCATTAAAGAAGAATCTGTTGAATTGCGAAAACTATATGAGTCTACCACTACAGAATTACGAAGAGATCGTTTAAAAATGTTATACTACATAAAGTCCGGGAAATACATCTATCGTAATGCGATCGCAAAGAAGCTTGGCAGACGTCCAACCACCATAGGCAATTGGATTAAAGACTATGAAACAGGAGGCCTTTCAAATTTATTAGAAATACATAGCGGAGGTAATAATACCGTTCATATTTCAGATAGAGCAAAAGCCTATATCTCCAAGACATTATCTAATAGCGATACCACCATAACTTCCTATATAGAGTTACAAGCTCGTATAGCCGAAGATTTATCAGAGATAATAAATTATGGTGCACTTTATGCACATTGTAGGCGAAAACATAAGTCTAAGCTAAAAGTATCAAGAAAGTCACACTATAAAAAAGACCCGAAAGCCGAAATGGTTTTTAAAAAACCTAGAAAAAACTTTTAA
- a CDS encoding type II toxin-antitoxin system RelE/ParE family toxin encodes MSEFKREIGFYENHFKDFYLKQSLVVRKKIDWILILLRNNRIVPEKFFKNLTNTDGLWEVRISAGNGIFRIFCFFDKGNLIILLSGFQKKTQKTPKKEIKKAERLKKEYYENR; translated from the coding sequence TTGAGCGAATTTAAAAGAGAAATAGGATTTTACGAAAACCACTTTAAAGATTTCTATTTAAAACAGTCGCTCGTTGTTCGTAAGAAAATTGACTGGATACTTATTTTGTTGAGAAATAACCGAATTGTTCCAGAAAAGTTTTTTAAAAATCTTACGAATACTGACGGACTTTGGGAAGTGCGAATTTCAGCGGGAAATGGAATATTCCGAATCTTCTGCTTTTTCGACAAAGGGAATTTAATTATCCTATTGAGCGGATTTCAAAAGAAAACTCAAAAAACACCCAAAAAAGAAATTAAAAAAGCGGAACGGTTAAAAAAGGAATATTATGAAAACAGATAA
- a CDS encoding DUF547 domain-containing protein, whose amino-acid sequence MKKFFLILILTSAFNFKAQDTVNYNEVSQDLLQNIMDNKSYEKQVKILEESTLEDLVSQLKTDNQKIAFWVNVYNSFIQISLTENPKEYEDRGAYFKKPRVKIAGETLSFDEIEHDILRRSRIKLSWGYLRKYFRPKYERKLRVKNIDWRIHFALNCGAKSCPPVAVFTPEDLDTEFDFMTTEYLKEQTTYDKETRTATSVSLFSWFRADFGGLCGARQILADYNITPEKPKKLKFSNYDWTLSLGNFRKIPK is encoded by the coding sequence ATGAAAAAGTTTTTTTTAATACTAATTTTAACTTCAGCCTTTAATTTTAAAGCACAAGATACTGTAAATTATAATGAAGTTTCTCAAGATTTACTACAAAATATAATGGATAATAAATCTTATGAAAAACAAGTAAAAATTTTAGAAGAAAGTACTCTTGAAGATTTGGTAAGCCAATTAAAAACCGATAATCAAAAAATTGCTTTTTGGGTAAATGTTTACAATTCATTTATACAAATTTCTTTAACAGAAAACCCTAAAGAATATGAAGATAGAGGTGCATATTTTAAAAAACCAAGAGTAAAAATTGCTGGTGAAACATTGTCTTTTGATGAAATTGAACATGATATTTTAAGACGCTCAAGAATTAAGTTAAGTTGGGGATATTTGCGTAAATATTTCAGGCCCAAATACGAACGAAAATTACGCGTAAAAAATATCGATTGGAGAATTCATTTTGCATTAAACTGTGGTGCAAAAAGTTGTCCTCCAGTTGCAGTATTCACTCCTGAAGATTTAGATACCGAGTTCGATTTTATGACTACAGAATACCTAAAAGAGCAAACAACTTACGATAAGGAAACAAGAACTGCAACATCCGTTTCATTATTTTCTTGGTTTAGAGCAGATTTTGGTGGTTTGTGTGGTGCTAGACAAATTTTAGCGGATTATAATATTACTCCAGAAAAACCAAAAAAATTAAAATTTAGTAATTATGACTGGACATTGAGTTTAGGAAATTTTAGAAAAATTCCTAAATAA
- a CDS encoding IS630 family transposase, translating to MKKTRKPKWFLKNLEKTFKLFRTKLNKNNFESVNLFFQDESRFGLITKQKRVITAKGVKPIAKYKHSYQSKWLWGSFSPITGESFCMLTDTVCKDFFIEYLTDLSACNPLELKIVIIDNAAFHSTKDVKLPDNIILLPIPAYCPELNPAEKVWQYLKSKIAMKIYDTLDILESKIEHLVYQMDNKTIKSITGYEFYLKSFYNVFNV from the coding sequence ATAAAAAAGACCCGAAAGCCGAAATGGTTTTTAAAAAACCTAGAAAAAACTTTTAAATTATTTAGAACAAAACTAAATAAAAATAACTTTGAATCGGTCAATTTATTTTTTCAAGATGAATCTCGTTTTGGATTAATCACCAAACAAAAAAGAGTCATTACAGCTAAAGGCGTTAAACCTATAGCAAAGTACAAACATAGTTATCAGAGTAAATGGCTATGGGGAAGTTTTTCACCCATTACCGGTGAGAGTTTCTGCATGCTAACAGATACTGTGTGTAAAGACTTTTTTATTGAGTATTTAACAGACTTAAGTGCCTGTAATCCTTTGGAACTAAAAATTGTAATTATTGACAATGCAGCTTTCCACTCTACTAAAGATGTAAAATTGCCTGATAATATTATTTTATTACCTATCCCTGCATATTGCCCTGAACTAAATCCAGCTGAAAAAGTTTGGCAATACCTTAAAAGTAAAATTGCAATGAAAATTTATGACACTTTAGATATACTAGAATCCAAAATAGAGCACCTAGTTTATCAAATGGATAATAAGACCATTAAGTCTATAACCGGATATGAATTTTATCTAAAATCTTTTTATAACGTTTTTAATGTTTAA
- a CDS encoding IS630 family transposase, whose amino-acid sequence MCQQAVKEKRDSYKSIHLYFQDESRFGMFTKNGRALTVKGVKPICPFQQVFKSTYLFGAFSPITGDKFLLEYPNCNADIFELFLNELSKENPTELKVMVVDNAAFHKAKKIKIPDNIVLIFQPPYSPEVNPAEQIWAWYKRAFTNRIYKSIPQIVDFISNKSENLTKELVKSITRQEYIFSNTI is encoded by the coding sequence ATCTGCCAACAAGCCGTAAAAGAAAAACGAGATTCTTACAAAAGCATCCATCTTTATTTTCAAGATGAGAGTCGTTTTGGGATGTTTACCAAAAATGGGCGCGCTTTAACAGTGAAAGGCGTTAAGCCAATTTGCCCTTTTCAACAGGTGTTTAAATCGACCTATCTCTTTGGTGCATTTTCTCCAATTACTGGAGATAAGTTTTTACTGGAATACCCAAACTGTAATGCCGATATTTTTGAGTTGTTTTTGAATGAATTATCCAAAGAAAATCCAACCGAACTTAAAGTCATGGTAGTGGACAATGCGGCTTTTCATAAGGCTAAGAAAATTAAAATTCCTGATAATATCGTCTTAATATTTCAACCTCCATACTCTCCAGAAGTAAACCCTGCAGAACAAATATGGGCTTGGTATAAAAGAGCCTTTACAAACAGAATCTATAAATCAATACCACAAATTGTAGATTTTATCTCCAATAAGTCCGAAAATCTTACTAAAGAATTAGTCAAATCAATTACAAGACAAGAGTATATTTTTTCTAATACCATTTAA